In one Cottoperca gobio chromosome 12, fCotGob3.1, whole genome shotgun sequence genomic region, the following are encoded:
- the osbp2a gene encoding oxysterol-binding protein 2, with the protein MNELVKSLPSPTLPGLHLTCLDTGTYKGWLFKWTNYLKGYQRRWFVLSNGLLSYYRTQAEMAHTCRGTIPLATAHIEVGDTCHVVLTSRGRSYHLKATSEGECQRWVSALQQAKANSTLLMHHSDDSGDEGPVPQEYRALTQGVLKTLASKLDDLSTCNELIGKHGAALQRSLSELEELRGSAESSDKVKAVNERATLFRITSNAMINACRDFLDVAESHSRRWQKTLQYEREQRHHLEETIEQLAKQHNSLERAWRENPTSYTGVERSQEGDASDENDEAEFFDAMEDSRAFITVTASSNIQHKRSGSNQSMISGGMSNDWTHNENDTSGTNHMQLRRTRRSRIPDKPNYSLNLWSIMKNCIGKDLSKIPMPVNFNEPLSMLQRLTEDLEYSELLDRAARCDSSLEQMCLVAAFSVSSYSTTVHRTAKPFNPLLGETYELDRLEEYGYRSISEQVSHHPPAAAHHVTSQRGWTLWQHITIDSKFRGKYISVMPLGNIHLQFHSSGNRYVWSKVTSTVHNIIVGKLWIDQSGDIDIVNNTTKDTCRLKFSPYSYFSRDVPRKVTGVIENREGTAHYILSGTWDDKMESAKIVDSSQGCGGSEGKQKTVYQTLQPKLLWKKYPLPDNAENMHFFSSLALTLNEPEDGIAPTDSRLRPDQRLMEAGVWDEANTHKQRLEECQRLERKKRETQANQALEEGQDIEGYQPLWFEKRADDTTGESTYLYRGGYWEAKDRQDWSQCPDIF; encoded by the exons ATGAACGAGCTGGTGAAGAGTTTGCCGTCCCCGACTCTCCCGGGGCTGCACCTGACGTGTTTGGATACCGGTACCTACAAAGGCTGGCTCTTTAAATGGACCAACTACCTGAAGGGTTACCAGCGGCGGTGGTTCGTCCTTAGTAACGGCCTGCTGTCCTACTACAG GACTCAGGCGGAGATGGCGCACACATGTCGGGGCACCATTCCCTTGGCAACAGCACACATCGAGGTGGGTGACACCTGCCACGTGGTGTTAACTAGTAGAGGACGAAGCTACCACCTGAAGGCAACCTCTGAGGGAGAGTGTCAGCGCTGGGTCTCCGCCCTGCAGCAAGCTAAGGCCAATTCCACTCTGCTGATGCATCACTCAG ATGACTCAGGAGATGAAGGCCCTGTACCTCAGGAGTATCGAGCCCTAACCCAAGGGGTGCTCAAGACTCTGGCCAGCAAGCTAGACGACCTGAGCACCTGTAATGAGCTGATAGGAAAGCACGGCGCCGCCCTCCAGCGCTCCCTCAGCGAACTTGAGGAACTGCGTGGATCCGCTGAAAGCTCAGACAAAGTGAAAGCTGTTAATGAGCGAGCCACACTTTTCCGCATCACCTCCAATGCTATGATCAAT GCTTGTCGTGACTTTTTGGACGTAGCAGAATCTCACAGCCGGAGATGGCAAAAGACCCTGCAGTATGAGAGAGAGCAGCGTCACCATCTGGAAGAGACCATCGAACAGTTAGCcaaacaacacaacagcttAGAGAGAGCCTGGAGGGAGAATCCCACCTCATATACAG GTGTGGAGCGATCTCAGGAGGGGGACGCGAGTGATGAGAATGACGAGGCAGAGTTCTTCGATGCCATGGAGGACTCCCGTGCGTTCATAACTGTGACTGCTAGTAGCAACATACAGCACAA GCGCTCAGGGAGTAATCAGAGTATGATCAGCGGAGGAATGTCAAATGACTGGACGCACAATGAGAAT GACACCTCAGGTACAAACCACATGCAGCTACGAAGAACAAGACGCAGTCGTATTCCTGACAAACCAAATTACTCCCTTAACCTGTGGAGCATCATGAAGAACTGTATTGGGAAAGACCTGTCCAAGATACCCATGCct GTAAACTTCAACGAGCCGTTGTCGATGCTGCAGCGTCTGACGGAGGATCTGGAGTACAGCGAGCTTCTGGACCGGGCAGCTCGCTGTGACTCCTCTCTGGAGCAGATGTGCCTGGTGGCTGCCTTTTCTGTCTCCTCCTACTCCACGACAGTCCATCGTACAGCCAAGCCCTTCAACCCACTGCTGGGGGAGACTTACGAGCTGGACCGGCTGGAGGAGTATGGTTATCGCTCCATCTCTGAGCAg GTCAGTCATCACCCACCAGCTGCTGCACACCATGTGACGTCACAAAGAGGATGGACCCTGTGGCAGCATATCACTATTGATAGCAAGTTTCGTGGGAAATATATTTCTGTCATGCCATTAG GAAACATTCACCTGCAGTTCCACTCAAGCGGAAACCGCTATGTGTGGAGCAAAGTGACTTCAACGGTGCACAACATTATTGTGGGGAAACTTTGGATTGATCAG TCTGGGGACATTGACATTGTAAACAACACCACCAAGGACACCTGCCGTCTCAAATTCTCCCCCTACAGCTACTTCTCCAGAGATGTCCCACGTAAA GTAACAGGAGTgatagagaacagagagggcaCAGCCCATTACATCCTGTCAGGAACCTGGGACGACAAGATGGAGAGTGCCAAAATAGTGGACAGCAGCCAAGGATGTGGAGGCTCTGAAGGCAAACAAAAGACAGTTTATCAGACTCTTCAGCCCAAACTgttgtggaaaaaatatcctCTCCC AGATAATGCGGAGAACATGCACTTTTTCTCCTCCTTGGCTCTGACTCTCAATGAGCCGGAAGATGGTATTGCGCCCACTGACAGTCGTCTGCGGCCAGACCAGCGGCTGATGGAGGCAGGTGTGTGGGATGAAGCAAACACCCACAAGCAGCGTCTGGAGGAGTGTCAGAGGctagagaggaaaaaaagggaGACGCAAGCCAATCAGGCCCTGGAGGAAG GGCAAGACATCGAGGGTTACCAGCCACTGTGGTTTGAGAAGAGGGCAGATGATACAACGGGAGAAAGCACCTACCTCTACAGAGGGGGCTACTGGGAGGCCAAAGACAGACAGGACTGGAGCCAATGCCCTGATATCTTCTAG